The following proteins are encoded in a genomic region of Sulfurimonas sp. HSL3-7:
- a CDS encoding response regulator transcription factor, whose amino-acid sequence MSDILLLEDDLLLGETLEDLLDEEGYNVQWCKNGQEALDLSYASKFDLYVFDINVPLINGLTLLSELRNADDFTPAIYLTSHQEKEVMLEGFANGADDYLKKPFDTDELLLRIKALLRRSQGKSKVCTGTLCIDRERHMIYEDRKELVLSKKEYILLALFIDNSDKTVSKEMIIDALWSTEEGVSDGAIRVYINRLKQELSTVEIQNVRGIGYRLVS is encoded by the coding sequence TTGTCTGATATTCTGCTGCTTGAAGATGACCTTCTTTTGGGCGAGACCCTCGAAGACCTGCTTGATGAAGAGGGATATAATGTGCAGTGGTGCAAGAACGGACAAGAGGCTCTGGACCTCTCCTATGCATCTAAATTCGATCTCTATGTGTTTGATATCAATGTTCCTCTGATCAACGGGCTGACCCTGCTGAGCGAACTGCGAAACGCTGATGATTTTACCCCGGCGATCTATCTGACCTCGCACCAGGAGAAGGAAGTGATGCTTGAGGGGTTTGCAAACGGGGCGGATGATTATCTTAAAAAGCCTTTTGACACGGATGAACTGCTTCTGCGTATAAAGGCGTTGCTGCGCCGTTCCCAAGGGAAATCAAAAGTATGTACCGGGACACTCTGCATAGATCGTGAGCGGCATATGATCTATGAAGACCGTAAGGAACTTGTGCTCTCTAAAAAAGAGTACATACTGCTTGCTCTTTTTATCGATAACAGCGATAAAACGGTCAGCAAAGAGATGATCATCGATGCGCTTTGGAGTACGGAAGAAGGGGTGAGCGACGGGGCCATCCGTGTCTATATCAACCGTCTTAAGCAGGAACTTTCAACGGTTGAGATCCAAAATGTCCGCGGGATCGGGTATCGTCTTGTTTCGTAA
- the pyrC gene encoding dihydroorotase, which produces MKTHSLLMPLDMHVHLRDGEMLQNVAKLTSYTFSGAVVMPNLVPPVKTREQVKAYRERIMFACGLGINEDEIEDFSFDEDEDEALIGGGDFEPFMTIFYDNYSEEYLEEVRDLIFGIKLYPAGITTNSEGGVKDFNLEAMRPTLEAMARMDIPLLVHGETAGFVMDREKEFMSIYELLASNFPDLKIVMEHITTKAAVDLLDKFPNLYATITVHHLLITLDDVAGGMLQPHLFCKPIAKRPEDREALLELALNAHPKVMFGSDSAPHPQHAKESCGCGAGVFTAPIALQLLCELFDKHGKLDNLQSFVSDNAQSIYGICPEFKEVVLEEKPFTVPAKYGDVVPMYAGKTIGWSIEDVL; this is translated from the coding sequence ATGAAAACACACTCTTTACTGATGCCTCTGGATATGCATGTTCACCTGCGTGATGGCGAGATGCTGCAGAATGTAGCCAAACTCACTTCGTATACCTTTTCGGGCGCCGTGGTCATGCCGAACCTGGTACCGCCTGTCAAGACCAGAGAACAGGTCAAAGCTTATAGAGAACGCATTATGTTTGCATGCGGTCTGGGGATCAACGAGGATGAGATCGAAGACTTTTCCTTTGACGAGGATGAGGACGAAGCGCTCATCGGCGGCGGCGATTTCGAACCTTTTATGACGATTTTCTATGACAATTACAGCGAAGAGTATCTGGAAGAGGTCCGGGATCTCATTTTCGGGATCAAACTCTACCCGGCAGGTATCACGACCAACTCGGAAGGGGGCGTGAAAGATTTTAACCTTGAGGCGATGCGGCCGACACTGGAAGCGATGGCACGTATGGATATCCCGTTGTTGGTGCATGGCGAGACGGCCGGCTTCGTGATGGACAGAGAGAAGGAGTTTATGAGTATCTATGAACTGCTGGCGAGCAATTTTCCCGATCTTAAGATCGTGATGGAACATATTACCACCAAAGCAGCGGTTGATCTGCTCGATAAGTTTCCGAACCTCTATGCGACGATCACGGTGCACCATCTGCTTATCACTCTTGACGATGTGGCAGGCGGTATGCTGCAGCCGCACCTTTTCTGCAAGCCGATCGCCAAGCGTCCGGAAGACAGAGAGGCACTGCTGGAGCTCGCACTGAACGCCCATCCGAAAGTGATGTTCGGTTCGGACTCCGCACCGCACCCGCAGCATGCAAAAGAGTCTTGCGGATGCGGTGCCGGCGTCTTTACCGCACCGATCGCACTGCAGCTGCTTTGCGAACTTTTTGACAAACACGGCAAACTTGACAATCTTCAGAGCTTTGTTTCGGACAATGCGCAGAGCATCTACGGCATCTGTCCTGAGTTCAAAGAGGTTGTCTTGGAAGAGAAACCATTCACTGTTCCTGCCAAATACGGCGATGTCGTGCCGATGTATGCCGGCAAGACCATCGGCTGGAGCATAGAAGACGTACTCTAG